In Capsicum annuum cultivar UCD-10X-F1 unplaced genomic scaffold, UCD10Xv1.1 ctg78566, whole genome shotgun sequence, the DNA window TATTTACTTTGTCAATCTAGTTGTGGTCTGTTTACTGTTCTGAAATATCGTAATGTTTTTTTCTTCTACAAGAAATAGACAACAACTTGAATCATTATGTAGATTTCAACATTTGGAATTCTTCCTGTGACATGTAATTCAACCCATTTATGCTCACCCATCCCAGTTCATGGGTGTTCTACTGATGTTACACCAagcaaaaaaagcaaaaaaaatgttGCATGGCCTCATTTCGAGCCTCAAACTATTACATAATGGATGCAGTTGAGTCATAGTCTCTTGCGCTTAATTTTCTTAGAGCAACTACCCTTAGAATGAAAATCTCGCTTGGCAGACCAATGTTACTGTAAGCTAGTTTCCCCCAGCTAACTTTTGGAATTGCCTCCTCAATTCCAAGTAATGTTTCTTTGTTGAAAGTGTTGGCATCTTCCTTACTTCTAAGTCATAACCAGCAGCAACGAAGTATTTACCTGCCTGTTTTGAGTGTTTGGTCTACTACATACATTGACACATATACGACTACCTGTTCCATTAATGTGTAATATTGATAGAAGTAGTTAGTTAGCTAGTCAATAGCTGAGTCAGCCGTAGAGGTTGTTGAAAGTTGTTAGAGGTTTTTATACAATGATCAGTTAGTTACAATGAGCTATCAATGAGCTGGATACATGATTCACTTCTCAGCTAATTCTTAGCTCATCTTAACTCAggtctataaatagactcatAACTATAATCTTTAAGTGAGAATAATGAAAATTCAGTttctaaccatcttcttcttcttcatgatTGCAAGCTATCAAGCTGCAATTCTTCCATTTCATATGGTATCAGAGACACGAGCGCAACACTAAGTGTGTTTTCGATCATATTTCACCAAGTTCTTTGTGCAACTTGAGATCTCTATCTCAGTCCATTTTTCGATCTCTATTTTTTGGCTTtttcttctttgtgatttagatCTACCTTGAAATCACATCCTATCAATCATGGCGCCTAAAATAGTTCAAAGTGATCCACTTTTTATTGGTGCTTCTGATAGCTCAAGTGCAGTACTTGTTCTAATCAAGTTAGCTGGTTCAAATAATTATAGTTTATGGTGTCGATCGATGCGTATTGCTCTCTTAGGAAAGATAAAATTTGGATTTGTCACTGGAACCTATATCCAGGAGTCATATAAAGAGGAGCTACATGAGCAGTGGGAAATATGTAATGCAATTGTGCTTTCCTGGATCATGAACACTATGAGTGAAAGTCTGTTATGTGGAATTATTTATGCCAGAAATAATTATGCAATATGGGAAGATTTGAAGGTAAGATATGACAAGGTGAATCGTATGCGTATATACTAATTTAATCGTGAAATTAATATGCACTCTCAAGGTATAGGCTCAATCTCagcttattttaccaaattaaagAGTTTATGGAATGAGTATAATGTGCTAGTGCCAAATCCTAGCTCTGATTGCCCTAAGTCTAGAGAGTACTCAGATCATATATGTCAACTTAGACTCTTACAGTTTTTAAGTGACCTAAATGAATCCTATGACCAAGCTAGAAGGTAGATACTACTTAAAGGAGTGACTCCTACTCTTAATCAAGCTTATGCCATGCTTATAGAGGATGAAATCCAACATTCAGCTTGTATGATGACTATCAATGATAGGTCAGAACCACTTTCTATGCAAGTGAAtcaaaattatggttttggatAAAACAACACTAACT includes these proteins:
- the LOC124894946 gene encoding uncharacterized protein LOC124894946, whose protein sequence is MAPKIVQSDPLFIGASDSSSAVLVLIKLAGSNNYSLWCRSMRIALLGKIKFGFVTGTYIQESYKEELHEQWEICNAIVLSWIMNTMSESLLCGIIYARNNYAIWEDLKDLFNVKVKGIGRQEGALYYTQASSSKEDVTGFLIPTDDEIFLETATDSITEEAPIEEESISDAAVLGVASLGTTHDEICQDDCSLP